The proteins below are encoded in one region of Lytechinus pictus isolate F3 Inbred chromosome 11, Lp3.0, whole genome shotgun sequence:
- the LOC129271146 gene encoding beta-1,3-glucan-binding protein-like isoform X2, whose translation MSEGKYEMKSNGNSVSKSDLIIEEKTMKSSSSHWLAFGVVVVLAIGAAVITALVLTLGDTNPSENDSIIGVPSQCSMYPCDSSCNSSSPPCNGLIFQEEFNSLNLDIWEHEITAGGGGNWEFQYYTNNRSNSYVKDGKLFIKPTLTEDLLGPGSVTNSRLDLWGASPANLCTGNAWWGCDRTGTADNILNPIQSARLRTVDSFSFKYGRLEVEAKLPTGDWLWPAIWLLPTRNAYGTWPASGEIDLVESRGNANMRYGDESAGVDQMGSTMHWGPFWPLNGYPKTHATKNLPDGQTFGSGFHKYALDWTMDSMKFYVDDEEILSVDPGSGFWEFGEFAEQAPDIGNPWEHSSNKFTPFDQEFYLILNVAVGGVNYFGDTATYDPPKPWTNDSPTASRDFWNAKDDWLPTWNGEEAAMQVNYVRVYAQDGQTTYHLRDR comes from the exons ATGTCGGAAGGAAAGTATGAGATGAAATCGAATGGGAACTCTGTATCTAAGAGCGACTTGATTATTGAAGAAAAGACAATGAAAAGTTCGTCGTCCCATTGGCTTGCGTTTGGGGTGGTCGTAGTCCTGGCTATCGGCGCGGCAGTAATCACAGCTTTAGTTCTAACATTAGGGGATACAAACCCTAGTGAGAACGATTCCATAATTG GTGTTCCATCACAATGTAGCATGTACCCATGTGACTCATCATGTAACTCGTCATCTCCACCCTGCAATGGTCTCATCTTCCAAGAAGAATTTAATTCTTTAAATCTAGACATCTGGGAACATGAAATTACAGCTGGAGGAGGAGGG AACTGGGAATTCCAATATTATACCAACAATCGCTCAAACAGCTACGTCAAGGATGGAAAGCTCTTCATAAAACCG ACATTAACCGAGGATCTTTTGGGACCTGGCTCGGTGACAAATTCAAGATTAGATCTGTGGG GTGCTTCGCCTGCTAACCTTTGTACTGGAAATGCATGGTGGGGATGTGACAGAACTGGAACTGCTGATAACATTCTGAATCCAATACAATCTGCTCGCCTGCGAACTGTCGATTCGTTCTCCTTTAAGTACGGACGACTGGAGGTGGAGGCTAAGCTACCTACTGGTGATTGGCTGTGGCCTG CTATTTGGCTTTTACCTACTCGTAATGCATATGGAACTTGGCCTGCTTCGGGAGAAATAGATCTGGTTGAAAGCAGAG GTAATGCAAATATGAGATACGGTGACGAATCAGCTGGGGTAGATCAGATGGGATCGACTATGCATTGGGGACCATTCTGGCCTCTCAACGGATACCCGAAAACGCATGCAACAAA aaatctccCCGATGGTCAAACATTTGGAAGTGGGTTTCACAAGTACGCACTGGACTGGACTATGGATTCAATGAA GTTTTACGTTGACGACGAGGAAATACTGTCTGTAGACCCTGGCAGTGGCTTCTGGGAGTTTGGTGAATTCGCGGAACAAGCACCGGATATTGGCAATCCATGGGAACACTCTTCAAACAAATTCACTCCATTTGACCAGGAG TTTTACTTGATCCTGAACGTAGCCGTTGGAGGAGTAAATTATTTCGGTGACACAGCAACCTACGACCCCCCTAAACCCTGGACGAACGATTCTCCCACTGCTTCCCGTGATTTCTGGAACGCTAAGGATGACTGGCTACCTACTTGGAACGGGGAAGAAGCTGCCATGCAGGTTAACTATGTTCGTGTGTACGCCCAGGACGGTCAGACGACCTACCACTTGCGCGACCGATAG